Proteins co-encoded in one Bacillus horti genomic window:
- a CDS encoding aminotransferase class I/II-fold pyridoxal phosphate-dependent enzyme: MFNHLEASEKLYPLVQQVESRIEGRLKEIGKIVEQNQWRVLDAYHKHEVGDHHFTPSTGYGYDDLGRETLEKVYAHVFGTEAAIVRQQIISGTHAIATCLFGLLRPEDELIYITGKPYDTLDKVIGDPTNPISVPGSLAEFGVKYKIVELLDTGQVDKAGVVQAMTSKTKVIGIQRSKGYANRPSFTVAEIAELVKLVKEVNPNVIVFVDNCYGEFVELEEPTHVGADIMAGSLIKNPGGGLVKSGGYIVGRKELIELAGTRLAAPGIGLEGGASLYSLLEMYQGLFLAPHVVGEALKGAVFSSALLTELGFNTTPKWDEPRTDLIQAIQFDQAEALIAFCQGVQKAAPINSYVTPYPSAMPGYEDEVIMAAGTFIQGASIEFSADGPLRPPYLGFVQGGLTFEHVKIGVLTALNELNKKGLLLFK, encoded by the coding sequence ATGTTTAATCATTTAGAGGCATCAGAAAAGCTATATCCTCTTGTGCAGCAGGTAGAAAGCCGAATAGAGGGTAGGCTAAAGGAAATTGGTAAGATTGTAGAGCAAAATCAGTGGAGAGTGTTAGACGCCTATCACAAGCATGAGGTGGGGGATCATCATTTTACTCCTTCGACGGGCTATGGCTATGATGATTTAGGTCGTGAAACATTGGAGAAAGTGTATGCTCATGTGTTTGGAACAGAAGCAGCTATTGTGAGACAGCAAATCATTTCAGGTACACATGCTATTGCTACATGCTTATTCGGTTTACTACGACCTGAAGACGAATTGATATACATCACAGGAAAGCCTTATGACACTTTAGACAAAGTAATTGGTGATCCAACAAATCCTATAAGTGTACCAGGCTCCCTAGCGGAGTTTGGTGTGAAGTACAAAATTGTTGAGCTTTTGGATACGGGGCAAGTGGACAAAGCTGGTGTTGTCCAAGCGATGACAAGTAAAACAAAAGTGATTGGAATTCAACGTTCTAAGGGATATGCCAATCGTCCTTCCTTTACTGTAGCTGAAATTGCTGAGCTGGTGAAGTTGGTTAAGGAAGTGAATCCTAACGTAATCGTGTTCGTGGACAACTGCTACGGAGAGTTTGTGGAGCTAGAGGAGCCTACTCATGTAGGAGCAGATATTATGGCTGGCTCTTTGATTAAAAATCCAGGCGGCGGCCTTGTTAAGTCTGGTGGATATATTGTTGGGCGAAAGGAGCTAATCGAATTAGCTGGTACTCGTCTAGCGGCTCCTGGTATTGGTTTGGAAGGCGGAGCAAGCCTGTACTCATTACTGGAGATGTATCAAGGTTTGTTTTTGGCTCCTCATGTTGTAGGTGAGGCGTTAAAAGGTGCTGTCTTTTCATCAGCCTTGTTAACAGAGCTTGGCTTTAATACAACACCAAAATGGGATGAGCCTAGAACAGATCTTATTCAAGCGATTCAATTCGATCAGGCGGAAGCTTTGATTGCTTTTTGCCAAGGAGTCCAAAAGGCTGCACCAATTAACTCCTATGTTACACCGTATCCAAGTGCTATGCCAGGCTATGAGGATGAAGTGATCATGGCTGCTGGAACATTTATTCAGGGAGCGAGTATTGAGTTTTCGGCAGATGGTCCATTAAGACCGCCTTATCTTGGTTTTGTTCAGGGAGGACTAACGTTTGAGCATGTTAAGATTGGAGTTCTTACAGCTTTAAATGAATTAAATAAAAAAGGTCTGTTACTTTTTAAGTAA
- the glnA gene encoding type I glutamate--ammonia ligase produces MKLAKEEDVRYIRLQFSDLLGTIKNVEIPVSQLEKALDNKMMFDGSSIEGFVRIEESDMYLYPELDTWVVFPWTGEEGKVARLICDVYSPDGTPFPGDPRGVLKKVLKEAEDLGFTSMNVGPEPEFFLFKLDQKGEPTLEVNDKGGYFDFAPLDLGENCRRDIVITLEQMGFEIEASHHEVAPGQHEIDFKYANAIEAADNIQTFKLVVKTIASKYGLHATFMPKPLYGVNGSGMHCHQSLFKGKENAFFDDTDELGLSETAKHYLAGILKHARSFAAITNPTVNSYKRLVPGYEAPCYVAWSAKNRSPLVRVPASRGLSTRIELRNPDPAANPYLALAVMLAAGLDGIKNKLELAPPTNRNIYIMNEEDRNEAGIQSLPSTLKEAIDELKKSEVIINSLGDHAVTHFIEAKEIEWDMFRTQVHPWERDQYISMY; encoded by the coding sequence ATGAAGTTAGCAAAGGAAGAGGATGTTCGTTACATTCGTTTACAATTCTCTGATTTACTAGGAACGATTAAAAACGTAGAAATTCCTGTAAGTCAGTTAGAAAAAGCGCTTGATAACAAAATGATGTTTGACGGCTCTTCTATCGAAGGATTTGTTCGTATTGAAGAATCTGACATGTACCTATATCCTGAACTAGATACTTGGGTTGTATTTCCTTGGACTGGTGAAGAAGGTAAAGTTGCTCGTTTAATCTGTGACGTATATAGCCCGGACGGAACTCCATTCCCTGGAGACCCACGCGGTGTTCTAAAGAAAGTTTTAAAAGAAGCTGAAGATTTAGGATTCACTTCTATGAACGTTGGTCCAGAGCCTGAGTTTTTCCTATTCAAGCTTGATCAGAAGGGTGAGCCAACTCTAGAAGTTAATGATAAAGGTGGATACTTCGACTTCGCACCACTTGATCTAGGTGAAAACTGTCGTCGAGATATCGTTATCACTCTTGAGCAAATGGGCTTTGAAATTGAAGCTTCTCACCATGAGGTTGCTCCTGGTCAGCACGAAATTGATTTCAAATATGCTAATGCTATTGAAGCAGCAGATAATATTCAAACGTTTAAGCTAGTTGTTAAAACAATCGCTAGTAAATACGGCTTACACGCTACATTTATGCCAAAGCCATTATACGGAGTGAATGGTTCTGGAATGCACTGTCACCAATCTCTATTCAAAGGAAAAGAGAATGCGTTCTTCGATGATACTGATGAGCTTGGCCTAAGTGAAACAGCAAAGCACTACCTTGCTGGTATCCTAAAGCATGCTAGATCTTTTGCTGCTATCACGAATCCAACAGTTAACTCTTATAAGCGTCTAGTACCTGGTTATGAAGCACCTTGCTACGTAGCATGGTCTGCTAAAAACAGAAGTCCACTTGTACGTGTTCCTGCTTCTCGCGGATTAAGCACTCGTATTGAGCTTCGTAACCCAGATCCTGCAGCTAACCCATACCTAGCTTTAGCGGTTATGCTTGCAGCTGGATTAGATGGAATCAAGAACAAGCTTGAGCTTGCTCCTCCAACAAACCGTAACATCTACATCATGAACGAAGAGGATCGCAATGAAGCTGGAATCCAAAGCTTACCTTCCACACTTAAGGAAGCTATTGATGAGCTTAAGAAGAGTGAGGTTATCATCAACTCTCTAGGTGATCACGCTGTGACTCACTTTATCGAAGCTAAGGAAATTGAGTGGGATATGTTCCGCACGCAAGTGCATCCATGGG
- a CDS encoding MerR family transcriptional regulator, which translates to MGNEIRRNMSLFPMSIVMKLTDLTARQIRYYEQHQLITPERSEGKQRIFSLNDIDRLLEIKDLIEQGVNLAGIKAIYQLKSDQEAQAVEEVIAKEEVSAVNRDLTDKELRDLLKAELFSGQTRDRISLIQGELSRFFH; encoded by the coding sequence ATGGGGAATGAAATTCGTCGCAACATGTCACTTTTTCCAATGAGTATTGTGATGAAGCTTACGGATCTAACAGCTAGACAGATTCGATATTACGAGCAGCATCAGCTTATTACCCCGGAGAGAAGTGAAGGGAAGCAGAGAATTTTCTCCTTAAACGACATTGATCGTTTACTAGAGATAAAAGACCTTATCGAGCAAGGCGTGAATCTCGCTGGAATTAAAGCCATTTACCAGCTGAAGAGTGATCAAGAAGCACAAGCAGTGGAAGAAGTAATAGCGAAAGAAGAGGTCTCAGCAGTTAACCGTGATCTTACGGACAAAGAGCTTCGTGATCTTTTAAAAGCAGAGCTTTTTTCAGGTCAAACACGTGATCGAATCTCTCTGATTCAAGGGGAGTTATCGAGGTTTTTCCATTAA